From a region of the Octopus sinensis linkage group LG18, ASM634580v1, whole genome shotgun sequence genome:
- the LOC115221622 gene encoding vegetative cell wall protein gp1-like: MSLLCAISSSSSNNNNGNKTATTVSLSLPALPLQSSPPPPPPPPPPPPPPPPPPPPPPPPPLLPPSLLALSLLPLPPHLCHRRLQPPSPPPSPPPSQPPSPPPFPPPSLLPPSPSPSLPPPPPPSPSPSLPPSPPPSPPPSPPPSPPPSPPPSPPPSPPPSPPPSPPPSPSPSPPPPPPPSPPPSPPPSPSPPPPPSPSPPPPPSPSPSLPPPPPPSPSPSLAHPSPPPSPPPSPPPSPPPSPPPSPPPSPPPSPPPSPPPSPPPSPPPPPPPSPPPHRRLHRYMFHGYTSRGFKSGVLIRVVGAMFVSVMCGLDCGM, translated from the exons ATGTCTCTTCTTTGTGCTAT cagcagcagcagcagcaacaacaacaacggcaataaaACTGCCACCACTGTCTCATTGTCACTACCGGCGCTACCACTAcaatcttcaccaccaccaccaccaccaccaccaccaccaccaccaccgccgccgccgccgccaccaccaccaccaccaccaccactactgcctccGTCACTGCTGGCTCTGTCACTGCTGCCTCTGCCACCACACCTATGCCACCGCCGTCTCCAACCACCGTCTCCACCGCCGTCTCCTCCGCCGTCTCAACCGCCGTCTCCGCCGCCGTTTCCACCCCCGTCTCTGCTGCCGCCTTCACCGTCGCCTTCACTGCCACCTCCACCGCCGCCTTCACCGTCGCCTTCACTGCCGCCTTCACCGCCGCCTTCACCGCCGCCTTCACCGCCGCCTTCACCGCCGCCTTCACCGCCGCCTTCACCGCCGCCTTCACCGCCGCCTTCACCGCCGCCTTCACCGCCGCCTTCACCGTCGCCTTCACCGCCGCCTCCACCGCCGCCTTCACCGCCGCCTTCACCGCCGCCTTCACCGTCGCCTCCACCGCCGCCTTCACCGTCGCCTCCACCGCCGCCTTCACCGTCGCCTTCACTGCCACCTCCACCGCCGCCTTCACCGTCGCCTTCACTGGCCCACCCTTCACCGCCGCCTTCACCGCCGCCTTCACCGCCGCCTTCACCGCCGCCTTCACCGCCGCCTTCACCGCCGCCTTCACCGCCGCCTTCACCGCCGCCTTCACCGCCGCCTTCACCGCCGCCTTCACCGCCGCCTCCACCGCCGCCTTCACCGCCGCCTCACCGCCGCCTCCACCGC TATATGTTTCATGGTTACACTTCAAGAGGTTTTAAGTCAGGGGTATTAATCCGAGTTGTGGGTGCTATGTTTGTATCAGTTATGTGTGGTTTAGATTgtggtatgtaa